The following proteins come from a genomic window of Desulfovibrio sp. UIB00:
- a CDS encoding sigma 54-interacting transcriptional regulator: MAHDSTLRRRFASVSRESVLNPSMLAIWDGMGIGVAVVDAEGICRYMNPIQQRIDGFDHVIGKHITNLYVPHDIKCIPTIECLQKGKPILRRVYTYKTTNNFMTRTVTDFFALFDSGVKDGVIAFTSWLGEDILGKLGIRKSEGRGCAKPQTLYSFNDLVGKDPALVAVIEAARAAAQSSSPIMIWGESGTGKEVFAQAIHAASSRSAFPFVPVNCAAIPETLLESILFGTTKGTYTDASDKPGLFEEANHGTILLDELNSMPLGLQAKLLRVLQEKRVRRLGSHEEIPVDVRIISILNQHPLEAVQSGVLRRDFFYRLAVVSLAVPPLRERREDIPHLVKAVVANAEGGNPVSISSEAMHMFMEYHWPGNVRELEHVIEGSLAMMNEERSIDLNSLPKHFLEFYQKDRKEPAGVPVAQLTEAASIIENNHKEAYYDYSMIQRGASVSLKDCMNAYESSCINNVLRITGGNVAKAARMMHLTPAGLRYRIKMLKIDDSYY; the protein is encoded by the coding sequence ATGGCACATGATTCCACGTTGCGACGCAGATTCGCCAGTGTAAGCCGTGAAAGCGTACTCAATCCGTCCATGCTTGCTATCTGGGATGGCATGGGTATTGGCGTTGCTGTTGTTGATGCAGAAGGGATATGCAGATACATGAATCCGATTCAGCAGCGGATTGATGGATTTGATCATGTTATTGGTAAGCATATTACCAATCTGTATGTTCCGCACGACATCAAATGTATACCGACAATTGAGTGTCTTCAAAAGGGAAAGCCCATATTAAGGAGGGTGTATACCTATAAGACTACAAACAATTTTATGACCCGTACAGTCACGGATTTTTTTGCGCTGTTTGATAGTGGCGTTAAAGATGGCGTTATTGCGTTTACAAGCTGGCTTGGAGAAGACATCCTCGGCAAGCTTGGTATACGCAAAAGTGAAGGGAGGGGCTGTGCCAAACCGCAGACGTTGTATTCATTCAACGATCTTGTTGGTAAGGATCCGGCTCTTGTGGCGGTGATCGAGGCCGCGCGCGCAGCAGCCCAATCAAGCTCGCCGATCATGATCTGGGGGGAAAGCGGCACAGGTAAAGAGGTTTTTGCTCAGGCCATACACGCTGCGAGCAGCCGGTCGGCCTTTCCTTTTGTACCCGTAAACTGCGCTGCCATTCCAGAAACCCTGCTTGAAAGCATCCTGTTTGGTACCACCAAGGGCACCTATACCGATGCTTCAGATAAGCCAGGTCTTTTTGAAGAAGCCAACCACGGCACCATCCTGCTGGACGAGCTCAACTCCATGCCGCTTGGTCTGCAAGCCAAGTTGCTGCGCGTTTTGCAGGAAAAGCGAGTCCGGCGACTTGGATCGCACGAAGAAATCCCTGTAGATGTGCGGATTATCAGTATCCTCAATCAACATCCCCTTGAGGCGGTGCAGAGCGGCGTGCTGCGACGGGACTTTTTTTATCGCCTTGCGGTGGTAAGCTTGGCAGTACCACCATTGCGCGAGCGGCGGGAGGATATCCCTCATCTTGTTAAAGCTGTTGTGGCTAACGCAGAGGGCGGAAATCCTGTCAGCATTTCCAGCGAGGCCATGCACATGTTTATGGAATACCACTGGCCTGGTAACGTCAGGGAGCTGGAGCATGTGATTGAAGGCAGCCTGGCAATGATGAACGAAGAGCGTTCCATTGATCTCAACTCGCTTCCGAAGCATTTTCTTGAGTTCTACCAAAAAGACCGTAAGGAACCCGCAGGCGTACCTGTAGCGCAACTGACGGAAGCAGCTTCAATTATCGAAAATAACCATAAAGAAGCATATTACGACTATAGTATGATTCAAAGAGGTGCATCTGTTTCGCTTAAAGACTGCATGAATGCCTACGAATCTTCATGTATTAATAATGTGCTGCGAATTACTGGCGGGAATGTAGCCAAGGCAGCGCGGATGATGCACCTTACGCCAGCTGGATTGCGCTACAGGATAAAAATGCTGAAAATTGATGATTCTTATTATTAG
- a CDS encoding GNAT family protein codes for MTTYIAWEKDGFVLRSATFEDLEPYYEQNYNPLDSDLVRMTGCKDSFTRQEVAAFFKKSIESDERYLFLLIAPDKSIVGECVVSEIDPVLRSAHFRIAILQDAYRARGLGTWAVQSVCSFVFDTLKMHRLELNVFSYNTQAQRVYEKSGFRTEGIRRDAIMFNGKYADDILMAILEDEWSLIN; via the coding sequence ATGACTACTTATATAGCATGGGAAAAAGATGGGTTTGTATTGCGGTCTGCCACATTTGAAGATTTAGAACCTTACTATGAGCAGAATTACAATCCTCTGGACAGTGACCTGGTAAGGATGACAGGCTGCAAGGACAGCTTCACAAGACAAGAAGTTGCTGCTTTTTTTAAGAAATCCATTGAATCTGACGAAAGGTATCTATTTTTACTCATAGCGCCCGACAAGAGTATTGTTGGCGAATGCGTTGTGAGCGAGATTGATCCTGTTCTTCGCAGTGCTCATTTTCGTATTGCTATTCTTCAAGATGCATATAGGGCAAGAGGACTTGGAACCTGGGCAGTTCAGTCCGTATGCAGCTTTGTGTTTGATACATTAAAAATGCATCGTCTTGAGCTGAATGTGTTTTCATACAACACGCAAGCGCAGCGCGTGTATGAAAAGTCAGGGTTCAGGACAGAAGGCATCCGGCGCGATGCGATTATGTTTAATGGCAAGTATGCGGATGATATTTTAATGGCCATTCTGGAAGATGAATGGAGTTTAATTAACTAA